One genomic window of Ammospiza nelsoni isolate bAmmNel1 chromosome 4, bAmmNel1.pri, whole genome shotgun sequence includes the following:
- the LOC132072705 gene encoding uncharacterized protein LOC132072705: protein MAELPLPAGLSARNFPAKLWRLVNSPRVRSVRWDSRAQGLLIDRSLLERELLSSGRAHRGRGHGPAPVPHTFRATQFLSFVRQLYRYGFRKRRSAANRQRPAAGRDGRRRPPRGSQHLPGARPLPDGRHGHARFTPLPRERPPLPAGRPPCGFHLLHRKGPLPARREGPSRFRELYGERPPPAEREVLGIPPCHLLGLHGERLLPLRREGPRSRSQELCREQLPPAEREVLAIQPCSFQQLHREQQPPACDARATPGTSESSAPAGSAACAAWTASSSAQNTPGEEEWPPADLGLAVENMIREIRRSLSERSPSAQDNVGVAPDSSGGEPVDRASAEEASSGTENCRNSSQEPKEPDAI, encoded by the exons ATGGCGGAGCTGCCGCTGCCCGCCGGGCTCAGCGCCCGCAACTTCCCCGCCAAGCTCTGGCGCCTGGTGAACAGCCCCCGCGTCCGCTCCGTGCGCTGGGACAGCCGCGCCCAGGGCCTGCTCATCGACCGCTCCCTCTTGGAGCGGGAGCTGCTCAGCTCGGGCCGCGCCCACAGGGGCCGTGGCCATGGGCCGGCCCCGGTGCCGCACACCTTCAGGGCCACGCAGTTCCTCAGCTTCGTGCGGCAGCTCTACCGCTACGGCTTCCGCAAG CGGCGGAGCGCGGCCAACAGGCAGCGGCCGGCGGCGGGCCGGGATGGCCGCAGGCGCCCTCCCCGCGGCTCCCAGCACCTTCCCGGGGCGCGGCCGCTGCCGGACGGGCGGCACGGGCACGCTCGCTTCACGCCGCTGCCCAGGGAgcggccgccgctgccggcCGGGCGCCCGCCCTGCGGCTTCCACCTGCTGCACAGGAAGGGGCCGCTGCCGGCCCGGCGGGAGGGGCCGAGCCGCTTCCGGGAGCTCTACGGAGagcggccgccgcccgccgaGCGGGAGGTGCTCGGCATCCCGCCCTGCCACTTGCTCGGGCTCCACGGGGAGCGGCTGCTGCCGCTCAGGCGGGAGGGGCCCCGCAGCCGCTcgcaggagctctgcagggagcagctgcctccgGCCGAGCGGGAGGTGCTCgccatccagccctgcagcttccagcagctccacagggagcagcagcccccagcctgcGACGCACGAG CCACCCCGGGCACTTCAGAGTCCAGCGCTCCCGCTGGCAGTGCAGCTTGTGCAGCATGGACGgcctccagctcagcacagaacacacctgGGGAAGAGGAATGGCCACCAGCAGATCTAGGCCTTGCTGTAGAGAATATGATTCGGGAGATCAGGAGGTCCCTGTCTGAAAGATCTCCCTCTGCGCAG GACAATGTTGGTGTTGCCCCTGATTCTtcaggaggggagcctgtggACAGAGCTTCAGCAGAGGAAGCTTCATCTGGCACCGAGAACTGCAGGAACAGTTCCCAGGAGCCCAAGGAGCCTG atgCCATCTGA